In Sphaerisporangium krabiense, the DNA window CTGACGCCGGGCGCGCGGCCGGCCGTGGTGGTCGTGGACCTGATCAACGGGTTCACCGACCCGGCCTGCCCGCCGGGCGCCGACCTCGGCGAGGTCGTGGCCGCCACCGCCCGGCTGCTCGCCCACGCCCGCGCCCGGGGCTGGCCGGTGTTCTTCACCACCATCTCCTACGCGCCCGGGGAACCGGACAGCCTGGTCTGGCTGCGCAAGATGCCCGCGCTGGCCGCGCTCGCCGAGGGCACCCCCTGGGTGGAGGTCGACGCGCGGCTCAAGGGCGGCGAGCCGGTCCTGGTGAAGAAGCAGGCGTCGGCGTTCCACGGCACCGGCCTGGCCGCGCTCCTGGCGGAGAGCGGCGCGGACACCCTCGTCGTGACCGGCGCGACGACCTCCGGGTGCGTCCGCGCCACCGTCATCGACGCCTGCGCGCTCAACTACCCCGTCTTCGTCCCCGCCGAGTGCGTCGGCGACCGGCAGGCGGGCCCGCACGCGGCGAATCTGTACGACATCGACGCCAAGTACGCCGACGTGATCGGGCTCGAGGAGGTGATGGCGCTGTGGAGCTGACGGGGGAGACCAGGCTGTTCACCCGGGAGCCCATGGACCTCGCCGCCGAGCTGGCCGCCGGCACCTACGGGCCGGTGATCCGCGACGACCTGATCGCCGAGATCGAGGCCGCCGGCCTGCGGGGACGCGGGGGCGCGGGGTTCCCCGCGCACGTCAAGTGGCGCGCGGTCGCCGCCAACCCCGGGCCGCGCGTGGTCGTGGCCAACGGGGAGGAGGGCGAGCCCGCCTCCCGCAAGGACCGCTGGCTGCTGACCCACCGCCCCCACCTCGTCCTGGACGGCCTGCTGCTGGCCGCGCGGGCCGTCGGCGCCGCCAGGGCCGTCGTCTACCTCTCCCACGCCGACACGGTCGCCGCGGTCGAGGCGGCGCTGGCCGAGCGCCCGCCCGCCATGCCGGTGGACGTCCACGTCGTCGCGCCCACCTACGTCGCGGGGGAGGAGAGCGCCGCCTGCCGGTCCATCGGCGGCGGCCCCGCGCTGCCGCTGGCCAAGCCGCCGCGGGTCTGCGACGCGGGCGTGGACGGCCGTCCGACGCTCGTCTCCAACGTCGAGACGCTGGCGCACGCCGCCTGGATCGCCCGGCACGGCGCCGCCGCGTACCGGGGGCAGGGCACGCCGGGCTCGCCGGGCACCACGCTGGTCACGCTGTCCGGCGCGGTCGCGGCCCCGGGCGTGTACGAGGTCCCGTTCGGGCCGACCCTCGCCGAGCTGTTCGACGTGGCAGGAGGGTTCACCGGCACCCCGGCCGGGTTCGTGATGGGCGGCTGGTTCGGCGGACTGCTCGGCCCCCGGCACACCGGCCTGCGCGTCACCTACGAGGACGTGCGGGCCGCCGGGTCTGGCCTCGGCTGCGGCGCCGTCACCGCCCTCGCCGCCGACCAGGACCCGCTCGCCGTCGCCGCCGAGATCACCGCCTGGTACGCCGCCGAGTCGGCCGGGCAGTGCGGCGTGTGCGTCCGGGGCACCGCCGCCATCAGGGACGCCTTCGCCGCCCTCCGGGACGGCGCCGCGTCCGCAAAGGACCGGGCCGACCTGGCCCGCTGGGGGGAGACGCTGCCCGGCCGGGGCGCGTGCGCGTTCCTCGACGGCGCGGCCGGGTGGGCCAGGACCGTCCTCACCGAGTTCGAGGGAGTCACGATATGAAGGCGTTCGTCGACGCGACCAAGTGCAACGGCTACGGCACCTGCGCCGAGCTCGCGCCCACGCTCATCCAGCTCGACGACTGGGGCTACGCCTCGGTCATCGGCGACGGCACGGTGACGGACGAGGCCACGGCCCGCGCGGCCGCCGCGTCCTGCCCCGAGTGCGCGATCACCCTCCAGGACTGACCGTGGACCTCGGACTGAAGGACCAGGTCGCGCTGGTCACCGCCGCGAGCCGCGGCATCGGCGCCGCGATCGCCGCGCGGCTCGCCGACGAGGGCGCCACCGTCGCCGTCGCCGCCCGCGCCCCGCAGGCCGGGCCCGGCCAGGCGGCCTACCCGGTGGACCTGTCGGACGCCGCGGCCGTCGACGCCCTCGTCCCGCGCGTGGTCGCCGACCACGGGCGGCTGGACGTCCTGGTGGTGAACACCCCCGGGCCGCGCATCCTGCCGTTCCTCGACACCACCGCCGGCGACTACGCGACCGCCTACGACCTGCTGGTCCGCCCGGCGGTCCAGCTCGCCACGGCGGGCGCCCGGGTCATGGCGGAGCGGGGCGGCGGGTCGATCCTGTTCGTCACCTCCACCTGGGTGAGGCAACCCGCGCCCGGCGGCGTCCTGTCGGCCACCATGCGCGCGGCCATATCGGCGCTGTCCAAGCAGATGTCGATGGAGCTCGCCCCGCACGGGATCCGCGTCAACCAGCTCATGCCCGGCGCCACCGGCACCGACCGGATGCGCGCCATCACCACCGCCAAGGCCGCCGCCAACGGCACCACCGAGGACGAGGAGGTCGCCAAGGTCGTCTCGGCCATCCCCCTGGGCCGCTGGGCGGAGCCGGAGGAGATCGCGCGGGCCGCCGCCTACCTGGTCTCGCCCGCCGCCGCCTTCGTGACCGGCGCGGCCTTCGCGGTCGACGGCGGCGCCATCCGCTCAACCCTCTAACCGAAGGAGCATCAGAAGAATGCCGAAGACCCTGCGCGAACTCTTCGTCGACCAGTACGGCCTGTGCAAGCTCACCTCGTCGGAGACGGTCGCGGTCATCTCCGAGCTGGGGCAGAAGACCGAGTACGCCGAGGCGGCCGTCGCCGCCGCCCGCGACCTCGGCGCCGGCGCCCTCGTGCTGACCGCCTCCAGCCTGTCCAACCCGATGCTGCCCCCCTACGAGGCCGACGGGCGGGAGGTCGCCGCGCTGCTCGCCGCCGCGGCCGAGTGCGACCTGGTCATCGACGTGACGGTGGGCGGCCTCATCCACTCCGACGTGCGGACCCGGATCACCGGCAACGGCAAGCGCATGCTGTTCGTGGCCGAGCCCGCCGACGTGCTGGAGCGGCTCATGGGCGACGAGGACCTGCGCGCCGTCGTCGAGGCCGGCGGCCGCCTGCTGAAGGCCGGGACCACGCTGCGCGTCACCAGCGCCGCGGGCACCGACCTGACCGCCGACATCTCCGGCGAGGACCTGCCCATCACCCACCAGTGGGGTTACGTGGACGAGCCGGGCCGCTGGGACCACTGGCCGAGCGGCTTCGTGGCCTGCTTCCCGCACGACCGCACGGCGCAGGGCCAGATCGTGCTGCAGCCCGGCGACGCGCTCATCCCGTGGCAGCGCGCGGTGCGCGACACCGTCACGCTGACCATCGAGGACGGCTTCATCACCGACGTCAAGGGCGACGGCAACGACGCGTTCGTGCTGCGCGACTACCTGGAGGCGTGGGACGACCCGGAGGTGTACGCGGTCTCCCACATGGGCTGGGGCGTCCACCCGGTCGCCCGCTGGTCGGCGTTCGAGGTCTACGAGCCGCGCTCGCTGTACGGCCAGGAGCTGCGCTCCACCGCGGGCAACTTCATGTGGTCCACCGGCCCGAACCGGTTCGCGAACCGGGAGACCCCGGCCCACCTGGACATCCCCATGCGCGGCTGCACCGTCGAGATCGACGGCGCGGCGGTCGTCCGCGACGGCCGCCTGACGGGAGAGGGCGCCTGACATGGACGCCAAGACGCTGGAGCGCGCGATCCTGGCCCTGGCCAAGGACACCGGCCTGCTCGCCAGGTTCCGCGAGGACCCCGCCGCCGTGGGCGCCGAGCTGGACCTGGACGCCGAATGGGCGGGCGTCATCGCGCGCGGCGACCGCGACCGGCTGCGCTCGGCGGGCCTGGTGGACGGCATCACGATCCTGGTGAGCCGCTGGTTCGCCGACGACCTCGGGGACTCCACGAGCGCGGGCAGCTTCCACGTCGAGACCACGGCCGCACTGCCCGACCCGGACGTCCCGGCCAACCTCGTCTTCGCCGGCGGCTGCTCGCACGTGCCCGACCTGCTGGCCCGGCCCGAGATCGACCCGGCCGAGGCGGTCGAGCGGCTCGGCGACGGCTACCGGCGGCTGGCCGCGCGGCTGGCCGACGCCGACCCCGAGCTGCTGATCGTCACGGCCGACTGCCACTTCCAGAGCTTCCGCACCGGCGCGTTCGTGGTGGGCACCGGAGCCTTCCACACCGGCTCGATGGAGTTCTTCAAGCGGCCCGACCTGGACCTGACGCTGACCGGTGACCCCGAGTACGCCCGCGCGCTGGTCGACTCGATCCGCGCCGAGGGCATGGAGGTCGAGGAGTCCACCCGGATCGACCTGGACCACGGCCTGATCGTGCCGCTGCGGCAGCTCCTGCCCCGCCCCGACCTGCCGGTCATCCCGATCATCACCCAGCCGGCCCGCGGGTTCTCCCCGTTCGGCGCCCGCGCCTTCGGCGAGGTCATGCGGTACGTGGTGGCCGACCGGGGCAAGCGGGTCGCGATGCTGGCCACCGGCGGGCTGTCGCACTGGCTCGACCCGGGCAAGTTCGGCGGCGTGGACGTCGAGTTCGACACCTACGTGCTGCAGATGCTCCAGGCCGGGCGCGGCTGCGACCTCGGCAACCTGGAGCCGTACGCGCTGCTCGACCACGGCCAGTACGAGTTCCTGAACTGGCTGATCATGCTGGGCCTGACCGGGCCCGGCGTGCGCGGCGAGGTGCTGGCCTACGAGCCGATGGAGGCGTCGGGCGGCGGCTGGACCGTCGTGGACATGCTCCTGCCGGAACCGGCCCGTGCCTAGCGCCGCGCCCGGTCCCCGCCTGCGGGTCGGTCTCACCCAGTGGCACGCCACCCGGGACCTCGCCGCCAACACCGCGCGCGCCGTGGAGATGATCCACGCGTGCGAGGGGGCCGACCTGGTGCTGCTGCCGGAGAACGGCCTCATGCTCGGCACCAACGCCGAGATGCGGGCCGCCGCGCTC includes these proteins:
- a CDS encoding ferredoxin is translated as MKAFVDATKCNGYGTCAELAPTLIQLDDWGYASVIGDGTVTDEATARAAAASCPECAITLQD
- a CDS encoding SDR family oxidoreductase, which translates into the protein MDLGLKDQVALVTAASRGIGAAIAARLADEGATVAVAARAPQAGPGQAAYPVDLSDAAAVDALVPRVVADHGRLDVLVVNTPGPRILPFLDTTAGDYATAYDLLVRPAVQLATAGARVMAERGGGSILFVTSTWVRQPAPGGVLSATMRAAISALSKQMSMELAPHGIRVNQLMPGATGTDRMRAITTAKAAANGTTEDEEVAKVVSAIPLGRWAEPEEIARAAAYLVSPAAAFVTGAAFAVDGGAIRSTL
- a CDS encoding isochorismatase family protein, which produces MTEVPAGLGGRLTPGARPAVVVVDLINGFTDPACPPGADLGEVVAATARLLAHARARGWPVFFTTISYAPGEPDSLVWLRKMPALAALAEGTPWVEVDARLKGGEPVLVKKQASAFHGTGLAALLAESGADTLVVTGATTSGCVRATVIDACALNYPVFVPAECVGDRQAGPHAANLYDIDAKYADVIGLEEVMALWS
- a CDS encoding DODA-type extradiol aromatic ring-opening family dioxygenase; this translates as MDAKTLERAILALAKDTGLLARFREDPAAVGAELDLDAEWAGVIARGDRDRLRSAGLVDGITILVSRWFADDLGDSTSAGSFHVETTAALPDPDVPANLVFAGGCSHVPDLLARPEIDPAEAVERLGDGYRRLAARLADADPELLIVTADCHFQSFRTGAFVVGTGAFHTGSMEFFKRPDLDLTLTGDPEYARALVDSIRAEGMEVEESTRIDLDHGLIVPLRQLLPRPDLPVIPIITQPARGFSPFGARAFGEVMRYVVADRGKRVAMLATGGLSHWLDPGKFGGVDVEFDTYVLQMLQAGRGCDLGNLEPYALLDHGQYEFLNWLIMLGLTGPGVRGEVLAYEPMEASGGGWTVVDMLLPEPARA
- a CDS encoding NADH-ubiquinone oxidoreductase-F iron-sulfur binding region domain-containing protein; the protein is MELTGETRLFTREPMDLAAELAAGTYGPVIRDDLIAEIEAAGLRGRGGAGFPAHVKWRAVAANPGPRVVVANGEEGEPASRKDRWLLTHRPHLVLDGLLLAARAVGAARAVVYLSHADTVAAVEAALAERPPAMPVDVHVVAPTYVAGEESAACRSIGGGPALPLAKPPRVCDAGVDGRPTLVSNVETLAHAAWIARHGAAAYRGQGTPGSPGTTLVTLSGAVAAPGVYEVPFGPTLAELFDVAGGFTGTPAGFVMGGWFGGLLGPRHTGLRVTYEDVRAAGSGLGCGAVTALAADQDPLAVAAEITAWYAAESAGQCGVCVRGTAAIRDAFAALRDGAASAKDRADLARWGETLPGRGACAFLDGAAGWARTVLTEFEGVTI